A genomic region of Zalophus californianus isolate mZalCal1 chromosome 1, mZalCal1.pri.v2, whole genome shotgun sequence contains the following coding sequences:
- the MUC20 gene encoding mucin-20 isoform X1 — translation MVAGASPRMGFLWGLALPLFFCWEAGAPRSSADPSTSRPRPLVTTDHIEEPAMTPGFGTSSEGAFQSTDLVETSVPSHIPLETQTLSTQTFDRNLILASTISEAETRETKTIFPATETRAFRKMTLSKFMVVITTPMEASATSGSPMGTGMTTVETVTGSDLVESVSDTLCTDDSSEEAKRILIDILTLTHTSAEAQGLASDSSASSDHSVLAITTSQALAPDKTASAKDLLSYSITDMEITNCSIIKIIITATTLRTSDVDLDPIGRKALSPSEVSTVFDSTKAESHFTETMTSAETSAAASATEPATPDTTVETLLTANSSIEGETIVAEPTTPSTTLVTVSINPMEETSVLSVETTSHTEMLGAVTISTETGSTVGKVTSPAGLSASASSHTHIATSKNATPSQPSTTDSTTHGSVPISRSPFSSVHLTMANSSREANITFVKTTTSAKTSKAASKPGGKAPTALPTTAQPRWTPETTEGGDGGFLLLQLSVASPEDLTDPRVAERLMQQLYQELHTHVPPIHVSLLRVRRG, via the exons ACCCTAGCACCAGCAGACCACGTCCTTTGGTGACAACTGACCATATAGAAGAGCCTGCCATGACTCCGGGGTTCGGGACAAGTTCAGAGGGAGCATTCCAGTCCACTGACCTTGTTGAGACCTCTGTGCCAAGCCACATCCCTTTGGAAACTCAAACCCTGAGCACCCAGACCTTTGATAGGAACTTAATCCTGGCCAGCACCATTTCAGAAGCAGAGACTAGGGAAACCAAAACCATTTTTCCTGCAACAGAGACCAGGGCCTTCAGAAAAATGACACTGTCCAAGTTCATGGTTGTGATCACCACTCCTATGGAGGCATCAGCCACAAGTGGCAGCCCCATGGGAACTGGAATGACCACGGTTGAGACTGTTACAGGCAGTGATCTTGTGGAATCTGTCTCTGACACCCTTTGTACTGATGACAGCTCAGAAGAGGCAAAGAGAATCCTAATTGACATCTTGACATTGACTCACACCTCTGCAGAAGCCCAAGGCTTGGCCTCAGACAGCAGTGCCTCCTCAGACCACTCAGTTCTGGCCATCACCACCTCACAGGCCCTGGCACCTGACAAGACTGCTTCAGCTAAAGACTTGCTGTCCTACAGCATCACTGACATGGAGATTACCAATTGTAgcattatcaaaataataataactgccACCACCCTTAGGACCTCGGATGTAGATCTTGACCCCATAGGAAGAAAGGCCTTGTCTCCCTCTGAGGTGTCAACTGTGTTTGATTCCACCAAGGCAGAATCACACTTCACCGAGACCATGACCTCTGCAGAGACCTCAGCAGCAGCCAGTGCCACAGAACCAGCCACACCTGATACCACAGTTGAGACCCTGCTAACTGCTAATAGCAGCATAGAAGGAGAAACAATAGTAGCCGAGCCCACAACCCCCAGCACAACTTTGGTGACAGTCAGCATCAACCCCATGGAAGAAACTTCAGTCCTCTCTGTTGAGACAACAAGCCACACTGAGATGTTAGGAGCGGTTACAATCTCCACAGAGACTGGGTCAACAGTGGGTAAAGTGACTTCCCCTGCTGGGCTCTCGGCCTCGGCCTCCAGCCACACCCACATAGCCACTAGCAAGAACGCCACCCCCTCCCAGCCTTCTACCACAGACAGCACAACCCATGGGTCTGTCCCCATCAGCAGGAGCCCTTTTTCTTCTGTCCATCTGACTATGGCCAACAGCAGCCGAGAGGCAAACATCACTTTCGTCAAGACCACAACCTCAGCAAAAACTTCGAAGGCAGCCAGCAAGCCTGGAGGGAAGGCCCCCACAGCTCTGCCCACCACTGCTCAGCCAAGGTGGACCCCAGAAACTACTGAAG GGGGGGATGGAGGCTTTCTCCTCCTGCAGCTGAGTGTGGCCTCCCCAGAAGACCTCACTGACCCCAGAGTGGCAGAGAGGCTGATGCAGCAG CTCTACCAAGAACTGCATACCCACGTGCCTCCCATCCACGTCTCTCTGCTGCGCGTCAGGAGGGGCTAA
- the MUC20 gene encoding mucin-20 isoform X2 encodes MVAGASPRMGFLWGLALPLFFCWEAGAPRSSAEAQGLASDSSASSDHSVLAITTSQALAPDKTASAKDLLSYSITDMEITNCSIIKIIITATTLRTSDVDLDPIGRKALSPSEVSTVFDSTKAESHFTETMTSAETSAAASATEPATPDTTVETLLTANSSIEGETIVAEPTTPSTTLVTVSINPMEETSVLSVETTSHTEMLGAVTISTETGSTVGKVTSPAGLSASASSHTHIATSKNATPSQPSTTDSTTHGSVPISRSPFSSVHLTMANSSREANITFVKTTTSAKTSKAASKPGGKAPTALPTTAQPRWTPETTEGGDGGFLLLQLSVASPEDLTDPRVAERLMQQLYQELHTHVPPIHVSLLRVRRG; translated from the exons AAGCCCAAGGCTTGGCCTCAGACAGCAGTGCCTCCTCAGACCACTCAGTTCTGGCCATCACCACCTCACAGGCCCTGGCACCTGACAAGACTGCTTCAGCTAAAGACTTGCTGTCCTACAGCATCACTGACATGGAGATTACCAATTGTAgcattatcaaaataataataactgccACCACCCTTAGGACCTCGGATGTAGATCTTGACCCCATAGGAAGAAAGGCCTTGTCTCCCTCTGAGGTGTCAACTGTGTTTGATTCCACCAAGGCAGAATCACACTTCACCGAGACCATGACCTCTGCAGAGACCTCAGCAGCAGCCAGTGCCACAGAACCAGCCACACCTGATACCACAGTTGAGACCCTGCTAACTGCTAATAGCAGCATAGAAGGAGAAACAATAGTAGCCGAGCCCACAACCCCCAGCACAACTTTGGTGACAGTCAGCATCAACCCCATGGAAGAAACTTCAGTCCTCTCTGTTGAGACAACAAGCCACACTGAGATGTTAGGAGCGGTTACAATCTCCACAGAGACTGGGTCAACAGTGGGTAAAGTGACTTCCCCTGCTGGGCTCTCGGCCTCGGCCTCCAGCCACACCCACATAGCCACTAGCAAGAACGCCACCCCCTCCCAGCCTTCTACCACAGACAGCACAACCCATGGGTCTGTCCCCATCAGCAGGAGCCCTTTTTCTTCTGTCCATCTGACTATGGCCAACAGCAGCCGAGAGGCAAACATCACTTTCGTCAAGACCACAACCTCAGCAAAAACTTCGAAGGCAGCCAGCAAGCCTGGAGGGAAGGCCCCCACAGCTCTGCCCACCACTGCTCAGCCAAGGTGGACCCCAGAAACTACTGAAG GGGGGGATGGAGGCTTTCTCCTCCTGCAGCTGAGTGTGGCCTCCCCAGAAGACCTCACTGACCCCAGAGTGGCAGAGAGGCTGATGCAGCAG CTCTACCAAGAACTGCATACCCACGTGCCTCCCATCCACGTCTCTCTGCTGCGCGTCAGGAGGGGCTAA
- the MUC4 gene encoding mucin-4 isoform X1 yields MRGAQWGRVPWVFLSCLCSCLLWPAVPGTITTSLRIGSQRRTTPSLVSTTSQTRTTLSPRTSTGTNSTAAPVPIKPMKGVPLFPYGPHVGDREFVKRTVDFTSPLFKPQIGFPLGSSLRDYLYFTDNGQIIFPESEYQIFSYPNPPARGFTGWDSVALVAPFWDDADFSSGQGTIFYQEYETLYDEHNQLLWQVESWIKKFMYTWNYKARWTLKVTWVNAPAYPAQRTFGTNTYQVILSTDGSRSYALFLYQSGGMQWDVTQRPGNPVLMGFSSGDGHFENSPLTSQPMWQKYLPDQFLNSNSGLRGLQVYSLHREERPNYRLQCLQWLKRQPPWPTWGWNQIACPCSWQQGLWDLRFQPISMGWWGLGSKQLCSFSSWRGGVCCSYGPWGELLQGWRVQAPWQFDQELEPQSWCCHWNDKPSFCALYQQRRPRIGCAGYRPPRPAWMFGDPHITTLDGANFTFNGLGDFQLVRAWDGNSSFLLQGRTAQTGSAQATNFIAFAAEYDTSLLSPITVRWLLKPNDTIHVQVNNQTVTFETNREDPEGLEIFNTTGIIMTRNGSLVSATFDGTVTISVTALANILHTSCSLPEEYRNRTEGLLGVWNDNPDDDFRMPNGSTIPSNSTEESLFQYGMTWEINDTRLLGKRDDHLPSNFTPILLSQLRNKTWDENLVAKCDGDKQCIYDSLATRNTDIGLSTKMFFRRHQQMNATLNKYPPSIEGQRVVEAYVGQTTRIQYTSHSEKVTFTLRNNSTDFRLFENGTLLWTPKSLEPFALEILARNVEDNLSSVLQPKTVVCACREESQCLYNQTSWVDNSTLEVAGCKCDRNTFGHYCKHSKDLCEEPCFGSVQCIPGKGCEACPPNLTGDGRHCSALETSPLCQNQSCPVNYCYNQGHCSISQALGCQPACTCPPAFTDTRCIVAGNDFTPTLRQELPLRVIQLWLSEEENASAADVDASVAYRLRNLNVRAFLRNRLVAPSESGTALASGSLLRRWKVISEFRYLPWGPVIDFLNTQLLDAVLEAFLPQASWRRWSRSEGPRTNVNFHPISREDVDSLLALNVSTLKNYFICNSYKDYHLVYSPQSGLTCVSPCSEGYCEHGGQCQHWPQGPRCICVPFSIYTPWGEHCEHLGMNLGAFFGILFGALGFLLLLGAVVFVVLRFWCYRKNHWSYPLDSES; encoded by the exons GTGTTCCCCTCTTTCCCTATGGGCCACATGTCGGAGACCGTGAGTTCGTCAAGAGGACTGTGGACTTCACCTCGCCGCTCTTCAAGCCCCAGATTGGCTTCCCTCTTGGCTCCTCTCTCAGGGACTACCTCTAT TTCACAGATAATGGCCAGATCATTTTCCCGGAGTCCGAGTACCAGATTTTCTCCTACCCCAATCCCCCTGCTAGAGGCTTCACGGGCTGGGACTCTGTGGCCCTGGTGGCTCCATTCTGGGACGATGCTGATTTTTCCAGTGGCCAGGGAACCATATTTTACCAG GAATATGAGACGCTTTATGATGAACACAACCAGCTACTATGGCAAGTGGAGTCTTGGATTAAAAAGTTCATGTACACCTGGAACTACAAAGCTAGGTGGACCCTAAAGGTCACGTGGGTCAATGCCCCTGCCTATCCCGCCCAGCGGACCTTCGGG ACCAACACCTACCAGGTCATCCTCTCCACAGATGGGAGCAGGTCCTATGCCCTGTTTCTTTACCAAAGTGGTGGTATGCAGTGGGATGTGACCCAGCGCCCAGGCAACCCGGTCCTCATGGGCTTCTCCAG TGGAGATGGGCATTTTGAAAACAGCCCACTGACATCCCAGCCAATGTGGCAGAAGTATCTACCAGATCAATTCCTGAATTCCAACTCAG GCCTCCGGGGCCTGCAGGTCTATAGCCTACACAGGGAAGAAAGGCCCAACTACCGTCTCCAGTGCCTGCAGTGGTTGAAGAGACAGCCTCCTTGgcccacatggggctggaaccAGATCGCCTGCCCTTGCTCCTGGCAGCAGGGACTATGGGACTTACGATTCCAGCCCATCAGTATGG GCTGGTGGGGCCTCGGCAGCAAGCAGCTGTGCAGCTTCTCCTCCTGGCGCGGGGGCGTGTGTTGCAGCTACGGGCCCTGGGGCGAGCTTCTCCAAGGCTGGAGAGTGCAAGCTCCTTGGCAGTTTG ACCAGGAACTAGAGCCACAGAGCTGGTGCTGCCACTGGAACGACAAGCCGTCCTTCTGTGCCCTGTACCAGCAAAGGCGGCCGCGCATCGGCTGTGCCGGGTACCGGCCCCCACGGCCCG CCTGGATGTTTGGGGACCCCCACATCACCACCTTGGATGGTGCCAATTTCACCTTCAATGGGCTGGGGGACTTCCAGCTCGTCCGGGCCTGGGACGGAAACTCCTCGTTCCTGCTGCAGGGTCGCACCGCCCAGACCGGCTCGGCCCAGGCCACAAACTTCATTGCCTTTGCGGCTGAGTATGACACCAGCCTCCTGAGCCCCATCACA GTCCGATGGCTCCTTAAGCCCAATGACACAATCCATGTGCAGGTCAATAACCAGACTGTGACATTTGAGACTAACCGTGAAGACCCAGAAG GCCTGGAGATATTCAACACCACCGGCATCATCATGACCCGCAATGGCTCCCTGGTGTCAGCCACCTTCGATGGGACCGTGACCATCTCAGTGACCGCCCTCGCGAACATCCTCCACACCTCCTGCAGCCTCCCAGAGGAGTATCGAAACCGCACAGAAGGCCTCCTGG GAGTCTGGAATGACAATCCAGATGACGACTTCAGGATGCCCAATGGCTCCACCATTCCCAGCAATAGCACTGAGGAATCGCTTTTTCAATATGGAATGACCT GGGAAATCAATGATACAAGACTCCTTGGCAAGAGAGATGACCATCTGCCTTCCAACTTCACCCCTATCCTCCTTTCCCAACTGCGAAACAAAACCTGGGATGAAAACCTGGTCGCCAAGTGTGACGGAGACAAACAGTGCATCTATGACAGCCTGGCCACACGAAACACAGACATCGGCCTGAGCACTAAAATGTTCTTCAGAAGACACCAGCAGATGAACGCCACCCTCA ATAAGTACCCACCCTCCATCGAGGGTCAGCGTGTGGTGGAAGCCTACGTGGGGCAGACCACGCGGATTCAGTACACCAGCCACTCTGAGAAGGTCACATTCACTCTGAGGAACAACAGCACTGACTTCAGGCTCTTTG AGAACGGGACATTGCTATGGACACCAAAGTCATTGGAACCATTCGCTCTGGAGATTCTAGCAAGAAATGTCGAAGACAACCTGTCATCTGTACTCCAGCCAAAGACAGTGGTCTGTGCTTGCAGGGAAGAGAGCCAGTGTTTATACAATCAGACCAGCTGGGTGGACAACTCCACCCTGGAG GTGGCTGGTTGCAAGTGTGACAGGAACACCTTTGGCCACTACTGTAAACACTCCAAAGACCTCTGTGAGGAGCCGTGCTTCGGGAGTGTGCAGTGCATTCCTGGGAAGGGCTGCGAGGCCTGCCCCCCAAACCTGACTGGAGATGGGCGTCACTGTTCAG cTCTGGAGACCTCTCCCCTCTGTCAGAACCAGTCCTGCCCTGTGAACTACTGCTACAACCAGGGCCACTGCTCCATCTCCCAGGCTCTGGGCTGCCAGCCGGCCTGCACCTGCCCCCCGGCCTTCACCGACACCCGCTGCATCGTGGCCGGGAACGACTTCACTCCAACCCTCCGTCAAG AGCTTCCCTTAAGAGTCATCCAGCTCTGGCTCAGTGAAGAAGAAAATGCCTCTGCGGCAGATGTCGATGCCTCG GTGGCCTACAGACTGCGGAACCTGAATGTGCGGGCCTTTCTCCGGAACCGCCTAGTGGCACCAAG CGAATCCGGGACAGCGCTGGCCTCCGGAAGCTTACTTAGACGCTGGAAGGTCATCTCGGAGTTCCGGTACCTCCCTTGGGGTCCTGTCATCGACTTCCTGAACACCCAGCTGCTAGATGCAGTGCTGGAAGCATTCTTACCCCAGGCCTCGTGGAGGCGGTGGAGCAGAAGTGAGGGGCCCAGGACCAACGTGAACTTCCACCCCATCTCCAGGGAGGACGTGGACAGTTTGTTAGCTC TGAACGTGAGCACGCTGAAGAACTACTTCATTTGCAACAGCTACAAGGACTACCATCTGGTCTACAGCCCCCAGAGCGGCCTCACGTGTGTGTCCCCGTGCAGCGAGGGCTACTGTGAGCACGGAGGCCAATGCCAGCACTGGCCCCAAGGCCCCCGCTGCAT CTGTGTGCCCTTCTCCATCTACACGCCCTGGGGTGAGCACTGTGAGCACCTGGGCATGAACCTGGGTGCCTTCTTCGGAATCCTCTTTGGAGCCCTGGGCTTCCTCCTGCTGCTGGGGGCCGTGGTGTTTGTGGTCCTGCGCTTTTGGTGCTACCGTAAGAACCACTGGTCCTACCCCCTGGACTCAGAAAGCTGA
- the MUC4 gene encoding mucin-4 isoform X2, with protein sequence MRGAQWGRVPWVFLSCLCSCLLWPAVPGVPLFPYGPHVGDREFVKRTVDFTSPLFKPQIGFPLGSSLRDYLYFTDNGQIIFPESEYQIFSYPNPPARGFTGWDSVALVAPFWDDADFSSGQGTIFYQEYETLYDEHNQLLWQVESWIKKFMYTWNYKARWTLKVTWVNAPAYPAQRTFGTNTYQVILSTDGSRSYALFLYQSGGMQWDVTQRPGNPVLMGFSSGDGHFENSPLTSQPMWQKYLPDQFLNSNSGLRGLQVYSLHREERPNYRLQCLQWLKRQPPWPTWGWNQIACPCSWQQGLWDLRFQPISMGWWGLGSKQLCSFSSWRGGVCCSYGPWGELLQGWRVQAPWQFDQELEPQSWCCHWNDKPSFCALYQQRRPRIGCAGYRPPRPAWMFGDPHITTLDGANFTFNGLGDFQLVRAWDGNSSFLLQGRTAQTGSAQATNFIAFAAEYDTSLLSPITVRWLLKPNDTIHVQVNNQTVTFETNREDPEGLEIFNTTGIIMTRNGSLVSATFDGTVTISVTALANILHTSCSLPEEYRNRTEGLLGVWNDNPDDDFRMPNGSTIPSNSTEESLFQYGMTWEINDTRLLGKRDDHLPSNFTPILLSQLRNKTWDENLVAKCDGDKQCIYDSLATRNTDIGLSTKMFFRRHQQMNATLNKYPPSIEGQRVVEAYVGQTTRIQYTSHSEKVTFTLRNNSTDFRLFENGTLLWTPKSLEPFALEILARNVEDNLSSVLQPKTVVCACREESQCLYNQTSWVDNSTLEVAGCKCDRNTFGHYCKHSKDLCEEPCFGSVQCIPGKGCEACPPNLTGDGRHCSALETSPLCQNQSCPVNYCYNQGHCSISQALGCQPACTCPPAFTDTRCIVAGNDFTPTLRQELPLRVIQLWLSEEENASAADVDASVAYRLRNLNVRAFLRNRLVAPSESGTALASGSLLRRWKVISEFRYLPWGPVIDFLNTQLLDAVLEAFLPQASWRRWSRSEGPRTNVNFHPISREDVDSLLALNVSTLKNYFICNSYKDYHLVYSPQSGLTCVSPCSEGYCEHGGQCQHWPQGPRCICVPFSIYTPWGEHCEHLGMNLGAFFGILFGALGFLLLLGAVVFVVLRFWCYRKNHWSYPLDSES encoded by the exons GTGTTCCCCTCTTTCCCTATGGGCCACATGTCGGAGACCGTGAGTTCGTCAAGAGGACTGTGGACTTCACCTCGCCGCTCTTCAAGCCCCAGATTGGCTTCCCTCTTGGCTCCTCTCTCAGGGACTACCTCTAT TTCACAGATAATGGCCAGATCATTTTCCCGGAGTCCGAGTACCAGATTTTCTCCTACCCCAATCCCCCTGCTAGAGGCTTCACGGGCTGGGACTCTGTGGCCCTGGTGGCTCCATTCTGGGACGATGCTGATTTTTCCAGTGGCCAGGGAACCATATTTTACCAG GAATATGAGACGCTTTATGATGAACACAACCAGCTACTATGGCAAGTGGAGTCTTGGATTAAAAAGTTCATGTACACCTGGAACTACAAAGCTAGGTGGACCCTAAAGGTCACGTGGGTCAATGCCCCTGCCTATCCCGCCCAGCGGACCTTCGGG ACCAACACCTACCAGGTCATCCTCTCCACAGATGGGAGCAGGTCCTATGCCCTGTTTCTTTACCAAAGTGGTGGTATGCAGTGGGATGTGACCCAGCGCCCAGGCAACCCGGTCCTCATGGGCTTCTCCAG TGGAGATGGGCATTTTGAAAACAGCCCACTGACATCCCAGCCAATGTGGCAGAAGTATCTACCAGATCAATTCCTGAATTCCAACTCAG GCCTCCGGGGCCTGCAGGTCTATAGCCTACACAGGGAAGAAAGGCCCAACTACCGTCTCCAGTGCCTGCAGTGGTTGAAGAGACAGCCTCCTTGgcccacatggggctggaaccAGATCGCCTGCCCTTGCTCCTGGCAGCAGGGACTATGGGACTTACGATTCCAGCCCATCAGTATGG GCTGGTGGGGCCTCGGCAGCAAGCAGCTGTGCAGCTTCTCCTCCTGGCGCGGGGGCGTGTGTTGCAGCTACGGGCCCTGGGGCGAGCTTCTCCAAGGCTGGAGAGTGCAAGCTCCTTGGCAGTTTG ACCAGGAACTAGAGCCACAGAGCTGGTGCTGCCACTGGAACGACAAGCCGTCCTTCTGTGCCCTGTACCAGCAAAGGCGGCCGCGCATCGGCTGTGCCGGGTACCGGCCCCCACGGCCCG CCTGGATGTTTGGGGACCCCCACATCACCACCTTGGATGGTGCCAATTTCACCTTCAATGGGCTGGGGGACTTCCAGCTCGTCCGGGCCTGGGACGGAAACTCCTCGTTCCTGCTGCAGGGTCGCACCGCCCAGACCGGCTCGGCCCAGGCCACAAACTTCATTGCCTTTGCGGCTGAGTATGACACCAGCCTCCTGAGCCCCATCACA GTCCGATGGCTCCTTAAGCCCAATGACACAATCCATGTGCAGGTCAATAACCAGACTGTGACATTTGAGACTAACCGTGAAGACCCAGAAG GCCTGGAGATATTCAACACCACCGGCATCATCATGACCCGCAATGGCTCCCTGGTGTCAGCCACCTTCGATGGGACCGTGACCATCTCAGTGACCGCCCTCGCGAACATCCTCCACACCTCCTGCAGCCTCCCAGAGGAGTATCGAAACCGCACAGAAGGCCTCCTGG GAGTCTGGAATGACAATCCAGATGACGACTTCAGGATGCCCAATGGCTCCACCATTCCCAGCAATAGCACTGAGGAATCGCTTTTTCAATATGGAATGACCT GGGAAATCAATGATACAAGACTCCTTGGCAAGAGAGATGACCATCTGCCTTCCAACTTCACCCCTATCCTCCTTTCCCAACTGCGAAACAAAACCTGGGATGAAAACCTGGTCGCCAAGTGTGACGGAGACAAACAGTGCATCTATGACAGCCTGGCCACACGAAACACAGACATCGGCCTGAGCACTAAAATGTTCTTCAGAAGACACCAGCAGATGAACGCCACCCTCA ATAAGTACCCACCCTCCATCGAGGGTCAGCGTGTGGTGGAAGCCTACGTGGGGCAGACCACGCGGATTCAGTACACCAGCCACTCTGAGAAGGTCACATTCACTCTGAGGAACAACAGCACTGACTTCAGGCTCTTTG AGAACGGGACATTGCTATGGACACCAAAGTCATTGGAACCATTCGCTCTGGAGATTCTAGCAAGAAATGTCGAAGACAACCTGTCATCTGTACTCCAGCCAAAGACAGTGGTCTGTGCTTGCAGGGAAGAGAGCCAGTGTTTATACAATCAGACCAGCTGGGTGGACAACTCCACCCTGGAG GTGGCTGGTTGCAAGTGTGACAGGAACACCTTTGGCCACTACTGTAAACACTCCAAAGACCTCTGTGAGGAGCCGTGCTTCGGGAGTGTGCAGTGCATTCCTGGGAAGGGCTGCGAGGCCTGCCCCCCAAACCTGACTGGAGATGGGCGTCACTGTTCAG cTCTGGAGACCTCTCCCCTCTGTCAGAACCAGTCCTGCCCTGTGAACTACTGCTACAACCAGGGCCACTGCTCCATCTCCCAGGCTCTGGGCTGCCAGCCGGCCTGCACCTGCCCCCCGGCCTTCACCGACACCCGCTGCATCGTGGCCGGGAACGACTTCACTCCAACCCTCCGTCAAG AGCTTCCCTTAAGAGTCATCCAGCTCTGGCTCAGTGAAGAAGAAAATGCCTCTGCGGCAGATGTCGATGCCTCG GTGGCCTACAGACTGCGGAACCTGAATGTGCGGGCCTTTCTCCGGAACCGCCTAGTGGCACCAAG CGAATCCGGGACAGCGCTGGCCTCCGGAAGCTTACTTAGACGCTGGAAGGTCATCTCGGAGTTCCGGTACCTCCCTTGGGGTCCTGTCATCGACTTCCTGAACACCCAGCTGCTAGATGCAGTGCTGGAAGCATTCTTACCCCAGGCCTCGTGGAGGCGGTGGAGCAGAAGTGAGGGGCCCAGGACCAACGTGAACTTCCACCCCATCTCCAGGGAGGACGTGGACAGTTTGTTAGCTC TGAACGTGAGCACGCTGAAGAACTACTTCATTTGCAACAGCTACAAGGACTACCATCTGGTCTACAGCCCCCAGAGCGGCCTCACGTGTGTGTCCCCGTGCAGCGAGGGCTACTGTGAGCACGGAGGCCAATGCCAGCACTGGCCCCAAGGCCCCCGCTGCAT CTGTGTGCCCTTCTCCATCTACACGCCCTGGGGTGAGCACTGTGAGCACCTGGGCATGAACCTGGGTGCCTTCTTCGGAATCCTCTTTGGAGCCCTGGGCTTCCTCCTGCTGCTGGGGGCCGTGGTGTTTGTGGTCCTGCGCTTTTGGTGCTACCGTAAGAACCACTGGTCCTACCCCCTGGACTCAGAAAGCTGA